A DNA window from Phragmites australis chromosome 11, lpPhrAust1.1, whole genome shotgun sequence contains the following coding sequences:
- the LOC133885013 gene encoding serine/threonine-protein kinase PBL34-like, with amino-acid sequence MGVGRSVERRNENPRGEEGSGGRNGSGRVGCWIRLCVSSSPSRSKVDTALSGAASALASETRPKNDVIQDQPVQQIAPYLTTTNNAENASPSSIVADGVKVAFQLRKFSFHELKSATRNFRPESLLGEGGFGRVFKGWIEENGTAAVRPGTGLTVAVKTLNRDGQQGHKEWVAEVNFLGNLQHPNLVKLIGYCIEDNQRQLVYEFMPRGSLEHHLFRKTVPLPWSTRMKIALGAARGLAFLHEEAGRPVIYRDFKTSNVLLDSDYNAKLSDFGLARDGPEGDKTHVSTRVMGTYGYAAPEYVMTGHLTSKSDVYSFGVVLLELMTGRRSMDKNRPGGEHNLVEWARSHLKQKHGFCKLMDPQLGGNISMKGAQRVTQLARVCLARDPKARPLMSQVVEMLKPLPDLNDMASSSSLFQSLQAEHAARLAYPSGSQSMKPQGSFARSPQQPMRSLSYGPHGNASPYRPHGNASPYRPHGNASPYRAQGQQASSSRPQASLHRHSPRSNAK; translated from the exons ATGGGCGTCGGGAGGTCGGTGGAGCGTCGGAATGAGAATCCGCGGGGCGAGGAAGGGAGTGGAGGACGGAATGGTTCGGGCCGGGTGGGCTGCTGGATCCGCCTCTGCGTCTCGTCTTCCCCCTCCCGCTCCAAGGTCGACACCGCCCTCTCCGGCGCGGCCAGCGCCTTGGCCTCCG AAACCAGGCCAAAGAACGATGTTATCCAGGACCAACCTGTTCAACAGATAGCGCCCTATTTGACAACGACCAATAATGCTGAAAATGCTTCACCCTCATCTATAGTTGCAGATGGAGTGAAAGTAGCATTCCAATTGCGGAAATTTTCGTTCCATGAACTTAAGTCTGCCACCAGAAACTTTCGACCCGAGAGTCTTCTTGGGGAGGGAGGGTTTGGCCGTGTCTTTAAAGGATGGATTGAAGAGAACGGAACTGCCGCTGTGAGACCTGGCACAGGGTTAACTGTTGCTGTAAAGACGCTAAATCGCGATGGGCAGCAGGGGCATAAAGAGTGGGTG GCAGAAGTCAACTTTCTCGGAAACTTACAGCACCCTAACTTGGTGAAACTGATCGGCTATTGTATCGAGGATAATCAGAGACAGTTAGTATATGAATTTATGCCCCGTGGAAGTTTGGAGCACCATCTGTTTAGGA AAACGGTGCCACTTCCTTGGTCAACCCGAATGAAAATCGCACTCGGCGCAGCAAGGGGCCTTGCCTTTCTCCACGAAGAAGCTGGAAGGCCTGTTATCTATCGGGATTTCAAGACTTCAAATGTTCTGCTTGATTCA GACTACAATGCGAAACTCTCTGATTTTGGGCTTGCTCGAGATGGACCCGAGGGTGATAAGACCCACGTGTCCACACGTGTAATGGGAACATACGGCTATGCTGCACCTGAGTACGTAATGACAG GCCACTTGACATCGAAGAGCGATGTATACAGCTTCGGGGTTGTGCTTCTGGAGCTCATGACAGGCAGGCGATCGATGGACAAGAACCGGCCAGGTGGGGAACACAACCTGGTGGAATGGGCTCGCTCCCATCTCAAACAAAAACATGGATTCTGCAAGCTGATGGATCCCCAACTTGGTGGAAACATCTCCATGAAAGGTGCTCAAAGAGTGACCCAGCTGGCCCGTGTCTGCCTAGCCCGGGATCCCAAGGCCAGGCCTCTGATGAGCCAGGTGGTGGAGATGCTCAAGCCTCTTCCTGACCTCAATGACATGGCCTCTTCATCCAGCTTGTTCCAGTCCTTGCAAGCAGAGCATGCTGCCAGGCTTGCCTACCCCAGTGGTAGCCAAAGCATGAAGCCGCAGGGTAGCTTTGCGAGGAGCCCGCAGCAGCCGATGAGGAGCCTCTCCTATGGCCCCCATGGCAATGCTTCTCCGTACCGCCCCCATGGCAATGCTTCGCCGTACCGCCCCCATGGCAATGCTTCGCCTTACCGTGCCCAAGGCCAGCAGGCTTCTTCATCCCGCCCTCAGGCTTCTCTACACCGGCACTCGCCGAGGTCCAATGCCAAATAG
- the LOC133885014 gene encoding hypersensitive-induced response protein-like protein 1 — protein MGNLCCCVQVDQSTVAIKEQFGKFDSVLEPGCHCLPWFVGKRVAGHLTLRLQQLDVRCETKTKDNVFVNVVASIQYRALADKASDAFYKLSNTRSQIQAYVFDVIRAGVPKLNLDDVFEQKNDIARAVEDELEKAMSAYGFEIVQTLIVDIEPDEHVKRAMNEINAAARLRVAANEKGEAEKIVQIKHAEGEAEAKYLSGLGIARQRQAIVDGLRDSVLGFSVNVPGTTAKDVMDMVLITQYFDTMKEIGASSKASSVFIPHGPGAVRDVATQIRDGLLQSSATQQ, from the exons ATGGGCAATTTGTGCTGCTGTGTTCAGGTTGATCAGTCTACCGTGGCCATCAAGGAGCAGTTCGGGAAGTTTGACAGTGTGCTTGAGCCAGGATGCCACTGCCTGCCTTGGTTCGTGGGGAAACGTGTAGCTGGTCATCTCACACTCAGGCTGCAGCAACTCGATGTGCGCTGTGAAACTAAGACAAAG GACAATGTGTTTGTCAATGTTGTCGCATCTATTCAGTATCGAGCTCTGGCTGACAAAGCAAGTGACGCGTTCTACAAACTAAGCAACACAAGGTCCCAGATCCAAGCTTATGTCTTTGACG TGATCAGAGCAGGTGTCCCAAAGCTCAACCTGGATGATGTTTTCGAGCAGAAGAACGATATAGCAAGGGCTGTGGAGGATGAACTTGAGAAGGCCATGTCGGCCTATGGCTTTGAGATTGTGCAGACACTCATTGTGGACATCGAGCCAGACGAGCACGTCAAGCGCGCAATGAACGAGATCAATGCAG CTGCAAGGCTGAGGGTGGCTGCGAACGAGAAGGGGGAGGCGGAGAAGATCGTGCAGATCAAGCATGCCGAGGGTGAGGCGGAGGCCAAGTACCTGTCCGGCCTCGGCATTGCCCGCCAGCGGCAGGCGATCGTGGACGGGCTGAGGGACAGCGTGCTGGGGTTCTCCGTGAACGTGCCCGGGACAACGGCCAAGGACGTGATGGACATGGTGCTCATCACCCAGTACTTCGACACCATGAAGGAGATCGGCGCGTCATCCAAAGCCTCGTCGGTGTTCATCCCGCACGGCCCCGGCGCGGTGCGCGACGTTGCCACGCAGATccgcgacggcctcctccagAGCTCTGCGACCCAGCAGTAG